One stretch of Cohnella algarum DNA includes these proteins:
- a CDS encoding FAD binding domain-containing protein produces the protein MTMHQEEFVPSPSVWQPADPGTAVRWKEQFGPDAAYVAGSTLLRTQWEAGTAVMPRHLIDLSSIPGLSGVSLQDGELAVGALTTLGQCRNDPLIGEFAPMLREAVRAIAGWSVRNLATIGGNVAFRVGDALPALLALDADLVWHDGRAERAEKAADWLASSASPDARLLTQLRLPVAQDDANSNAKRMFAYHKVGRREAFTPSLVTVALSAHTEPDGVLRRVRIAAGGGQTPPKRLMRVERLLEARKPDPEALGEIYRAALEEYEPKPDPFASNEYRKAACANLIVAELWKQAGAGPQQKEGA, from the coding sequence ATGACAATGCATCAAGAGGAGTTTGTTCCGTCTCCCTCCGTATGGCAGCCCGCCGATCCGGGGACGGCCGTTCGATGGAAGGAACAGTTCGGGCCGGACGCGGCATACGTGGCCGGCAGCACGCTGCTTCGCACCCAATGGGAGGCGGGGACGGCGGTTATGCCCCGGCATCTGATCGATTTGAGCTCGATTCCGGGGCTTTCCGGCGTTTCGCTTCAGGATGGGGAACTGGCGGTCGGGGCGCTGACCACGCTCGGGCAGTGCCGAAACGATCCGCTGATCGGGGAGTTCGCCCCGATGCTGCGGGAGGCGGTCCGGGCGATCGCCGGCTGGTCGGTTCGCAACTTGGCCACGATCGGCGGCAATGTCGCGTTTCGCGTCGGGGACGCGCTGCCGGCGCTGCTCGCCTTGGACGCCGATCTCGTTTGGCACGACGGGCGGGCCGAACGGGCGGAGAAGGCGGCCGACTGGCTGGCAAGTTCCGCAAGCCCGGATGCGCGGCTGCTGACGCAACTTCGGCTGCCGGTCGCGCAGGACGATGCGAATTCGAACGCAAAGCGAATGTTCGCTTATCATAAAGTCGGACGAAGGGAAGCTTTCACGCCTTCGCTTGTCACCGTCGCGCTAAGCGCGCATACGGAGCCGGACGGCGTCCTGCGCCGCGTGCGGATCGCGGCCGGCGGCGGTCAGACGCCGCCGAAGCGGCTGATGCGCGTCGAGCGGCTGCTGGAAGCGCGCAAGCCGGATCCGGAAGCGCTGGGCGAAATTTACCGGGCCGCGCTGGAAGAGTACGAGCCGAAGCCGGATCCGTTCGCTTCGAACGAATATCGCAAAGCGGCGTGCGCCAACCTTATCGTCGCGGAGCTGTGGAAACAGGCCGGCGCCGGCCCGCAACAGAAGGAGGGAGCCTGA
- a CDS encoding ABC transporter permease, with product MDWLAQLATAAIASGTPLLFATLGGILIERSGIIQLGAEGLMLMGAVTACIVFLQTESFVLTLLAVAGIGAALGALHAFMCVTLRTNQVVSGLAMTLFGAGLSAYLGKSVTGLPLPGAVPKVELSFLAPIPFVGDVFARLDALAWLSFALVLALHLFIHRTSWGLHLRAIGDDPATADVMGIRVQLFKYGCVAAGSVLIGLAGADLLLVYSPTWIEGMTAGRGWIAVALIIFARWNPLRALFCAYFFGVMDTIGFKIQLLGSEIPSYFLKMIPYIVTIAVLMYLGWRNRNKPTGAPEALGVPYIREQRS from the coding sequence ATGGATTGGCTCGCCCAACTGGCAACCGCCGCGATCGCGTCCGGCACCCCGCTCCTGTTCGCGACGCTCGGAGGGATCCTGATCGAGCGTTCGGGCATCATCCAGCTCGGGGCGGAAGGCTTGATGCTGATGGGGGCGGTGACGGCCTGCATCGTGTTTCTGCAAACCGAAAGCTTCGTCCTGACGCTGCTGGCGGTCGCCGGCATCGGGGCGGCGCTCGGGGCGCTGCATGCGTTTATGTGCGTCACGCTCCGGACGAACCAGGTTGTCAGCGGGCTGGCGATGACGCTGTTCGGGGCGGGGCTGAGCGCCTATTTGGGCAAATCCGTGACGGGGCTGCCTCTTCCCGGCGCCGTGCCGAAGGTGGAACTTTCGTTTCTGGCGCCGATTCCGTTCGTCGGCGACGTGTTCGCCCGCCTCGATGCGCTTGCTTGGCTGAGCTTCGCGCTTGTCCTCGCGCTGCATCTGTTCATCCATCGGACATCCTGGGGGCTGCACCTGCGGGCGATCGGGGACGATCCGGCGACGGCGGACGTCATGGGCATCCGCGTCCAGTTGTTCAAGTACGGCTGCGTTGCCGCCGGCTCGGTTCTGATCGGGCTGGCCGGCGCGGATCTGCTGCTCGTTTATTCCCCGACCTGGATCGAGGGGATGACGGCCGGCCGCGGCTGGATCGCGGTGGCGCTTATCATTTTCGCCCGGTGGAATCCGCTGCGCGCCTTGTTTTGCGCTTATTTTTTCGGCGTCATGGATACGATCGGCTTTAAAATCCAACTGCTCGGCAGCGAGATTCCGTCCTATTTTCTGAAGATGATCCCGTACATCGTCACGATCGCCGTTCTGATGTATTTGGGCTGGCGGAACCGCAACAAGCCGACGGGGGCGCCGGAAGCGCTCGGGGTTCCGTACATTCGGGAGCAGCGATCGTGA
- the pucD gene encoding xanthine dehydrogenase subunit D: MMLNRKTSGSRWRVRPDGPDKVSGRLPYLTDLSSPDMLYGRVLRSPHPHALLKSIDTAKARSIPGVRAVLTSADVPGLNRFGIAKPDQPVFCEDRVRFIGDAVAAVAAESEELAAYALAQIEVEYEELDVVDDPERALAEDSVKLFEHGNVLHRNDYGFGDVEAGFAACRFIVEETYETPRQMHTYMETEGGLFVPEADGRLTVYAPTQHGFMDRMQLARILNRPEDSIRVVSSPIGGSFGGKDELNVQPYGALLALACGRPVKVHHSRWESVRAGLKRHPMKITMKTGTDENGRLLAHRVRVVSDAGPYSTLSAEVLNFAVEHVLGPYVYEAAEVESVSVFTNNGMSGEFRGFGGNQAIFALEGQMDRLAERLGLDPWTFRLMNMRQPEDPGPFGQPIAPTDGARLVWEALPECRLWREKAAATAERDRLPWIKTGYGAAFVMHGAGLGVGIPDPAGGRLRLAEDGKIEAAFGYEEFGQGLLASLEQMLIEQFGFAASDLRIVIGDTDAVPDSGSSTASRATSMMWQSLRRLRPPFVGALRRQAALALGIAEERLIPGAGGIRSADSGELLLSYAALAAGSTEPIAAETSFSFPTSSVDRVGAHFLYSYASVAVKVEVNTLTGRVKVLDQFHAVSAGPVVNPQGYLGQIEGGSGMALGFTLTEDAVMDKGLYLTRNLDTYLVPTIADAGGGFEVLAIEDLPDGDEHGPRGIGEIGSVGLAPAIAQAVFDAVGKRVRKLPIDPEQLQEQPNFLPKAVELR; this comes from the coding sequence CTGATGCTGAATCGGAAGACGAGCGGGAGCAGATGGCGGGTTCGTCCCGACGGCCCGGACAAAGTGTCCGGACGCTTGCCGTATTTGACGGATTTGTCCTCGCCCGATATGCTTTACGGCCGCGTTCTGAGAAGCCCTCATCCGCATGCCCTCCTCAAATCGATCGACACGGCGAAGGCGCGTTCGATCCCCGGCGTCCGAGCTGTGCTGACGAGCGCGGACGTGCCCGGGCTGAACCGCTTCGGCATCGCGAAGCCCGACCAGCCGGTGTTTTGCGAGGACCGGGTGCGGTTTATCGGGGACGCGGTCGCGGCCGTCGCCGCCGAATCGGAGGAGCTCGCGGCCTACGCGCTCGCGCAAATCGAGGTCGAATACGAAGAGCTCGACGTCGTCGACGATCCCGAGCGGGCGCTGGCCGAGGATAGCGTCAAGCTGTTCGAGCACGGCAACGTGCTGCACCGAAACGACTACGGATTCGGCGACGTCGAGGCGGGGTTCGCGGCATGCCGCTTTATCGTGGAAGAAACGTACGAGACGCCGAGGCAGATGCACACCTATATGGAAACCGAAGGCGGCCTGTTCGTCCCGGAAGCGGACGGCAGGCTGACGGTTTACGCGCCGACCCAGCACGGATTTATGGACCGGATGCAGCTGGCGCGCATCCTGAACCGGCCGGAGGATTCAATCAGGGTCGTATCGAGTCCGATCGGCGGTTCCTTCGGCGGAAAAGACGAGCTCAACGTCCAGCCGTACGGAGCTCTCCTCGCGCTCGCCTGCGGCCGTCCGGTCAAGGTTCACCATTCCCGCTGGGAATCCGTAAGGGCGGGACTTAAGCGGCACCCGATGAAAATTACGATGAAAACGGGCACGGACGAAAACGGCAGGCTGCTTGCCCACCGCGTCCGGGTCGTCTCGGACGCGGGACCGTATTCGACGCTCAGCGCCGAGGTGCTGAACTTCGCGGTAGAGCATGTGCTGGGGCCCTATGTTTACGAGGCGGCCGAAGTCGAGAGCGTGTCCGTCTTTACGAACAACGGAATGTCCGGCGAATTCCGCGGCTTTGGCGGCAACCAGGCGATCTTCGCCTTGGAGGGCCAGATGGACCGCCTGGCCGAGCGGCTCGGCCTCGATCCTTGGACGTTTCGGCTCATGAACATGCGGCAGCCGGAAGATCCGGGGCCGTTCGGCCAGCCGATCGCGCCGACGGACGGGGCGCGTCTCGTATGGGAGGCGCTGCCGGAATGCCGGCTATGGCGGGAAAAAGCGGCCGCAACGGCCGAAAGGGACCGGCTCCCGTGGATCAAAACCGGTTACGGAGCGGCGTTCGTCATGCACGGCGCGGGCCTCGGCGTCGGCATTCCCGATCCAGCGGGCGGCCGCCTGCGGCTCGCGGAAGACGGAAAAATCGAGGCTGCGTTCGGATACGAGGAGTTCGGCCAGGGGCTCCTCGCGTCGCTGGAGCAGATGCTGATCGAGCAATTCGGCTTTGCGGCGAGCGATTTGCGCATCGTCATCGGCGATACCGACGCCGTGCCGGACAGCGGCTCCAGCACGGCATCGCGGGCGACGAGCATGATGTGGCAGTCGCTGAGGCGCTTGCGGCCGCCGTTCGTCGGGGCGCTGCGCCGGCAGGCCGCGCTCGCGCTCGGAATCGCCGAGGAGCGGCTCATTCCGGGCGCGGGCGGGATCCGGTCGGCCGATTCCGGAGAGCTCCTGCTTTCTTACGCGGCGCTTGCGGCCGGATCGACCGAGCCGATCGCGGCGGAAACGAGCTTTTCGTTTCCGACTTCTTCCGTCGACCGCGTGGGCGCGCACTTTTTATACAGCTATGCCTCCGTTGCGGTCAAGGTCGAGGTCAACACGCTGACGGGCCGGGTCAAGGTGCTGGACCAGTTCCACGCCGTGTCCGCCGGGCCTGTCGTCAACCCGCAAGGTTATCTCGGCCAAATCGAAGGCGGGAGCGGCATGGCGCTCGGCTTTACGCTGACGGAAGACGCGGTCATGGATAAAGGCTTGTATTTGACCCGCAACCTGGACACGTACCTCGTGCCGAC